The DNA window CCACACTCGGCATCCCCCTCCCAGCGAGCCCCCAAAAACGATGAGGAGGACAAGGGTTAGAGGTTGTAGTACCCACCTGGGCCTGCAAAGCCAGGACACCATGAGAGAAAGACCCAGAGAGAAAGACCGAgaccagggcagagagagagagagagagggcagggcacggcaaaggcagagagacacaagggggagaaggagaaggtgatTCAGACGCTCATGGCAGGCAACCTTGTTCGCTAGGACTATTCTGAGAGCAGGGCCATGCCATAAGTCGGGCTGGTGTGGTCACTGTGGCGacagaggcaggcaggccgggCTAGCTCTGAGCTGGGGGACTCTGGAAATCTAAGAAAATGTCCTGATCCCTCCACTGCACAGAGAAAATCAGTTTcctatttcctcttctcccttgagAATGGAGTGTCGAGCAGGAGTGGGACACAAAAATGAGGAATGGAGGAGGTTTGCAGGAATAAACCATCGCACATCTGCGGGATACACAGATGCTCGCCATGTTAGCCCATCTGATCTCAGAGCAGGCAGGGCAGACGATattaaacccattttacagatgagggaactgaggctctgaggttgcctgaggccacacaacTGTAAGTGGCAGGTCTGAGTCTCCAACCAGAGCTCTGACTCTGGGCACAAGGCTCTTCCAGACACACCATCAACTTTGGGGGTTCCCGGGGCACTGCTGACACTCGAGGCCGCTGCCTGCAGCCCCCCCTCCAGCAAGCTCCTCTTAGGGGAAGCCACAGCAGGCAGAGCGCCAGCTCAGGGCATGGGCAGGAGGCGGCCTTGGCCTTTCACTTACAGGTAGGAATTTCTTCCTGGGATCCAGCTTGAAGTCTGTGGacacccccttcctccccataTACCGGGACCCCCTGAAGACCACTGCTGCTGCCCGACCTACCTTCTGGATGTAACCCCCAAAGTGCATCATGTTGGACAAAGCCTTCTTCTTCCGGGCCTCGTCCTCAGCCTTTCTcctgttctcctcctcctcccgtcGGGCTCTCTCTTCCTGATTTtcagtggggaggaagagagaaaatcaggGGTGAGGGTATGAACCCCTGAGGCTGGGCTGAGGTCTGGGGTGTTTATGGGTCATGTGAGTAGAACTTTTCCCTCCATCAGGCAAGAAGCTTCCTGAGGGGCCCCCCAGCACGGGGCCTGACACACATGAGCTGCAAAGACTTTTGTTTATGAATGAGTGAAGAATGATCTCACCATCCCCTCAGGcaaggagccccccacccccaccccaggaggccTGCTGTTCTGGAAGAACCTCCAACACCAGCACAGGAAAAGGGCCAAGGGACCCCCTGTTCCCAGGGAGCCTGCACCAGGGAAGGGACGCGGCAGGAGAGGACTTCGCTGCCTTAtaatggaagtttgtaccttttggccccttcttacccaccccaccccccaccccccaccccccgcctctggcaaccaccaatctgttctctgcatctatgagcTTGgcgttttggttttgctttggttGGGCtgtgtttcagattccacatataagtgaaactagacagtatttttctttctctgaattgtttcacttagcataatgctctctccaggtccatccatgtttttacaaatggcaagattcccttccttttttatggctaatattccagtgttggggggggggctgagtGTGcatgagcatgcacacacacatatttttatgcCTTCCTTCATTGGCAGACACATGTTGCCTCCGTGTCTTAGCTCCTGTAAATAATGCCACAGCGAATGGAGCGCAGATGcctttttgaatcagtgtttgCATCTTGttcgggtaaatacccagaagtggaactgctggacGGAGAGTCTTGTAAAATATTAAGTTCGTGAAAACCCAGACATTTCGGTCTCAGTTACTGCTTATTATCAGATTCCAAACAGTGCCCCACATTCACCAGGGGCTCGTTGACTGAATCAATGTGAATGActagggaggggcctgggggcctggaagGAGCTGGGGGCCCGCTGGGGGCTTCTGTGGGCCGTGGACTAGGGGTCACTCACTGCCAGGCGAGTCTGACGTTCCTTCTCCCGCTCATTCCGGATGCGCTGCTGCTCGGCCCGCTCAGCCCGTCGCTTCTCctatggggagaggggcacagccTGCCCAGTGCGTGCATATGGAGGAGGTGTCCCCAAAGGTGCAGGGACCAACCAGGGAAAGAGGTGGCAAGAAAACGCACAGGGGATTTTCCCCTCGGGAGCTCAGGGCAGTGAGTGCCCTTCCTCCAAGGGCTTCTACTCTGCCAGCTCCCTGGACACAGAGCGCCTCGACAGGTGCACCAGCTCAGAATGCCCTGGCTGAATAAAGATAGCCCACAGCAGGCGTGTGCGGGTGCCCCACGCGGAGCATTACTCATCGTGGGGTTGTCCTCAACGATTTGAAAAATGTCAGGCGGACTTCTCCCGTCTCCCACGAGTGCTGTGCCCCTGGCCccgccctggccccagccccagcagctgCTCTTGGGTTCACGGACAGATGGCCAGACCCTCAGCTGCCAGCCAGGGCGGCACAGCAGTGCCACAAACACAGCAGCGAGTCTGGTGGAGCGAAAAACAAAGGAGTCAAAATAACCCCCCCTGGTTACGATTCGGGACTGTAGAGGCCACACTCATCTTCCCTGCCTTCGTGAGGGGAGCTCCcagtgggagggagtggggggcagaggtgggacAACAGGGATTTGACTCGTCACCCCCCCAGCCAAGGCCTGGGGCACCCGGAGACCATCAGCAGCTCTGGCTGCCAAGAATGGTCCGGTCTGGTGGGGACGGAAGGCAGGGACCCAAGAAACCACAGTGCAGGGCCTCAAGAGTGGCTCCTGGCCGCTGGGATCCTGATGGAGAGCCCATGTGCAGCAGGGTaagggcccccccccacccccgaaggCGGTCCAGAGGAGGTGGGGCCTAACAAAGAGGGTGGACGGAGCGGGGTCTCTGGGGGCATTGCCACGGGAGGCTGGACACCCACAATCCTGTCTTTGAGGGAAATgagctcctcttcctctttcttcctgttctcaAAGTGAGCCTCGATCAGCGTCTGTAGCTCATTCAGATCCTTCTCCATGCGCTTCCGGTGGATATCCTGCGAAGGCACAGCCGGGCTCAGAGGCTGCCAGGTCCATAGGTCCAGGGAAGAAGTGGTTGGGTAGATGCCACCCTCCGCAATGCAGGAGGGACAGGCAGGGCGAGGGCCTGGCCGGGGAAGGGGCCACCGTGGCCCGAACCCAGGATGAGGCCCTGCCGGGCCTGTGCCGAGCACCATCCTGCCTGCGCCCTCCGCCTGCCGGCCCCCCAGCTCACACGGCCTCTGTCTCCCGGCCCAGGCCCGTTCCCCCCGCAGGCACACTCACATCAAAGTCTACTCTCTCCCCATCGGGGATCTTGGGTGGCACCAGGTTGGGCATGAATGGCCTgttggagagaagaggagggaatccATGAATGCCAACCCCATCCCGGACCCAAGGGGCTCTGGGTGGCCAGCACAGGAGGGGCCCTTCTCCGTCCTGCAGACACTCGGCCGGGCAGCAACAATGACAGCTCCCCGCCAACGACAGCACCTCTCGGCACGTGGGCACACTGCAGCCCTTTCGCGTGCGCCCTCTCGTTTTATCCCCCTGATACACCCCTGACGCAGAGACCCCCCCCAATCTCACTGAAGAAAACGGAAGCTCAGGGAATGACTCGCTCCGGACCACGCAACGAGGACGTCACAGAAGCTATGGCGCGTTGAGTCCGACTCCGAATTCCCACGGCCGGCCCGTGAACCCCTGGCATCCTGGGGTTTGGTCCCCGCCCCAACACATACTTGCTGTGTGACACCAGGTCCAGTGGGCTCCTCAGTTTCCCCGTTTGCCCTCAGGTCTGTGAGGGGCCGAAATGAGATACTGCCATCCATACAAGTGGCCGGGGAAGGGAAAGGTGCGGGACAAATGAACGGGGCTGGGATTGTCTCTGGGGCTggtgttggcgggggggggggggggggtcccaacTTGGGGAGCAGCCTGCGACTGTGCTGAGGCGGCATCTGCGACAGGTTTGGCATCACCGAAAGGGAGAGCCTCCCTGGCCCCCTCTCCACCTGACACCCACCCCGGCAGCTTCCAGGTGGTTTCATTTTGCGGCACCAGGCCGTCCTGCCCCGCCCCTTTGTGACACTTTGAAGCCAGCCAGGCTGGCACGCTGTCACTGCTTGGCTCCCCCAGATTTCCGTCCCTCTTCCTTCAGGTCCCACTTCAGCCGTGCCGTGAGACAGGAGAGGCTATCCATCCAGGGCCACAACTAGTCCACCCCTTTCCTCTGGGTGAACACAGTGCTTTCCATGCTGGGGTACGCAATTGGTAATGGAGCGTGAGGTGGATtgcagcccccctcctccctcgggCCAACTCTTGTGCAGTACACAACCTGTACAACCATACAGGTGCCTGCTGCACCCCCCAGCCCATGCCCACTGTATCACACTGCACTCCTGTCCTTCCTCACTGGCCTTCTCCTCCCAGGGCTTCACCACAAGTGTGTCCCACTCACCTGGGCTTTGGTTTGGACTCCTCCACTGGGCcatctggggaggagagaagcacACAGCCACAGGGTCAGAAGGCCCCAGatctggtcccagctctgcccctgatAAGCTGGGCACCCATGCacctctgtttctccatctgcacAATGAGTTCCTTCCAGCCCTGGGGATCCCCGGTTCCAGGAGCATCACGAAGAATTAAAGCAGCAGAGCCACAGACCCCACACTCCTTCTCCCATAGTGGCTCCCAGGGGGTCATCTCAGGGGACAGCTGGGTCCTGACAGGAAGAACACCCTCCCAGAGTGAAACTCCAAAACCTTCTCTCATTCACCGGTTTTGGGCACTGTCCCCGGGGGATCCTGGCCCCAGAGTCCCCTCCAAGGCCCTACCTACTTGGTTGCTCCCTGGACTTCCTGGCCTCCAGGGGACCATGCCAGGGGACATGATTTCAAGACCTagctggctgcccctcccctccagagccAATGCACCCTTGGTAAAGGCTGCAACATGACAATGACCACTGCAGTGACCCCCCCCATATGGGCCATCTACATCTTGGGATTTCATCCTATAGACACCACACCTTACGAGTGGTTTTGCCTGAGCTCCAGGAGCCTTGTATGTGTAGGCGACTTCTGGGGCCCTGTCCAGATTGGGGACTGGACACTGGTCCCCTCTCCCACAGGGCACCACCCAGACAGCTTCTCTGGCACGAGGGGGACAGAGGTTTGAAGGCCAAGACCCCAAACCTGCATGGTCATCAActctgtcctctcctcccctgAACCCCTCCTCGCCCACCTCCCTGGAGGGAGCCCTGTGGTCAGTCTCTCCTAAAGCTGCTTGGAGGGGCTCCCTCGATGCCCCAGTACCTCTCTCTTGATGTCCAACAGTCCTCACCTTCAGTTTCTTTAGCTTCCTCTTCTTGTCCGTCTCCTAAACAGAACGTGAGAAATTAGCAAAGATCCTTGTTCTAGACCCAAGTCCCCCCCTTCCAGAGTCTCCCCCACAGACAGGTCCTAACCAAAGTGCACCCTTCTGGTTCCTGGGCTCAGGGGATGTCTATTCGCACACATGCCCCCGGGCCCAAGGCTCTGCCTGACACGAAAGGAGCTCACAGTCAAGGTTCATTGATCGAACAACTGGGGGCTGAATCCCAGCCCAGGCAGGATGTACTATTGCATAGGTtggaaagcaggttccaggtggATTTCTCACGGTCATAGGAGTGCCTCTGGGGGCTCCTGccacccccccctccacaccATGAGCAAGCCCCCCCTCACCCCAGACAGGGCCTTACCTTCTACATTGGTCTCCTCAGTCTCAGCCTCACCTTCAGCCTCTTCTGCTGCTGCCTCTTCCTGCTCTGGAGAAGTGAGCCAGAAACAGTGAATACCCAGGCCCTTACTTAGGCTAGCAGGCAGAACCCAGAtcagagaggggtggggatggaggtcAGCAACATCCAGGATCCAGAGGAATGTTGGAGTCACCAATATGAATGACAAGGGGCTGCTCCGTTCTTGGTTTAAACCAGAAGTTGGCAAACTATGAGCcaagggccaaatctggcccccAGACtgcttctgtaaataaagttttattggaacacagccacatccacTCATTTATATACTGCCTATGGCTGCCTTTGCCATATTCTAGCAAAGTTCAGTAGTGACAACAGACCCTGGTAAACCATGGCAGAAGGGCATGATCAAGCTTGTGGAGAGTGCTTTTGTTCTAGACTTGTCTCTCTGGGAGTTTGGGAATTGCAAGCAGGCCTTTCTGAGCATGGAGACCTGTTCTGTACGTGAAGGCCACTGGGAGGGCCAGAAGTCTGGGGTAGGAGTGTGTTAgggtg is part of the Felis catus isolate Fca126 chromosome F1, F.catus_Fca126_mat1.0, whole genome shotgun sequence genome and encodes:
- the TNNT2 gene encoding troponin T, cardiac muscle isoform X1 yields the protein MSDVEEVGEEYEEEQEEEAAEEEEDWREDEDEQEEAAAEEAEGEAETEETNVEGDGQEEEAKETEDGPVEESKPKPRPFMPNLVPPKIPDGERVDFDDIHRKRMEKDLNELQTLIEAHFENRKKEEEELISLKDRIEKRRAERAEQQRIRNEREKERQTRLAEERARREEEENRRKAEDEARKKKALSNMMHFGGYIQKAQTERKSGKRQTEREKKKKILAERRKVLAIDHLNEDQLREKAKELWQSIYNLEAEKFDLQEKFKQQKYEINVLRNRINDNQKVSKTRGKAKVTGRWK
- the TNNT2 gene encoding troponin T, cardiac muscle isoform X7; the encoded protein is MSDVEEVGEEYEEEQEEQEEAAAEEAEGEAETEETNVEGDGQEEEAKETEDGPVEESKPKPRPFMPNLVPPKIPDGERVDFDDIHRKRMEKDLNELQTLIEAHFENRKKEEEELISLKDRIEKRRAERAEQQRIRNEREKERQTRLAEERARREEEENRRKAEDEARKKKALSNMMHFGGYIQKAQTERKSGKRQTEREKKKKILAERRKVLAIDHLNEDQLREKAKELWQSIYNLEAEKFDLQEKFKQQKYEINVLRNRINDNQKVSKTRGKAKVTGRWK
- the TNNT2 gene encoding troponin T, cardiac muscle isoform X2, translating into MSDVEEVGEEYEEEQEEEAAEEEDWREDEDEQEEAAAEEAEGEAETEETNVEGDGQEEEAKETEDGPVEESKPKPRPFMPNLVPPKIPDGERVDFDDIHRKRMEKDLNELQTLIEAHFENRKKEEEELISLKDRIEKRRAERAEQQRIRNEREKERQTRLAEERARREEEENRRKAEDEARKKKALSNMMHFGGYIQKAQTERKSGKRQTEREKKKKILAERRKVLAIDHLNEDQLREKAKELWQSIYNLEAEKFDLQEKFKQQKYEINVLRNRINDNQKVSKTRGKAKVTGRWK
- the TNNT2 gene encoding troponin T, cardiac muscle isoform X4 — its product is MSDVEEVGEEYEEEQEEEEDWREDEDEQEEAAAEEAEGEAETEETNVEGDGQEEEAKETEDGPVEESKPKPRPFMPNLVPPKIPDGERVDFDDIHRKRMEKDLNELQTLIEAHFENRKKEEEELISLKDRIEKRRAERAEQQRIRNEREKERQTRLAEERARREEEENRRKAEDEARKKKALSNMMHFGGYIQKAQTERKSGKRQTEREKKKKILAERRKVLAIDHLNEDQLREKAKELWQSIYNLEAEKFDLQEKFKQQKYEINVLRNRINDNQKVSKTRGKAKVTGRWK
- the TNNT2 gene encoding troponin T, cardiac muscle isoform X5; this translates as MSDVEEVGEEYEEEQEEEAAEEQEEAAAEEAEGEAETEETNVEGDGQEEEAKETEDGPVEESKPKPRPFMPNLVPPKIPDGERVDFDDIHRKRMEKDLNELQTLIEAHFENRKKEEEELISLKDRIEKRRAERAEQQRIRNEREKERQTRLAEERARREEEENRRKAEDEARKKKALSNMMHFGGYIQKAQTERKSGKRQTEREKKKKILAERRKVLAIDHLNEDQLREKAKELWQSIYNLEAEKFDLQEKFKQQKYEINVLRNRINDNQKVSKTRGKAKVTGRWK
- the TNNT2 gene encoding troponin T, cardiac muscle isoform X3, which codes for MSDVEEVGEEYEEEQEEEAAEEEEDWREDEDEQEEAAAEEAEGEAETEETNVEGDGQEEEAKETEDGPVEESKPKPRPFMPNLVPPKIPDGERVDFDDIHRKRMEKDLNELQTLIEAHFENRKKEEEELISLKDRIEKRRAERAEQQRIRNEREKERQTRLAEERARREEEENRRKAEDEARKKKALSNMMHFGGYIQKTERKSGKRQTEREKKKKILAERRKVLAIDHLNEDQLREKAKELWQSIYNLEAEKFDLQEKFKQQKYEINVLRNRINDNQKVSKTRGKAKVTGRWK
- the TNNT2 gene encoding troponin T, cardiac muscle isoform X6 yields the protein MSDVEEVGEEYEEEQEEEAAEEQEEAAAEEAEGEAETEETNVEGDGQEEEAKETEDGPVEESKPKPRPFMPNLVPPKIPDGERVDFDDIHRKRMEKDLNELQTLIEAHFENRKKEEEELISLKDRIEKRRAERAEQQRIRNEREKERQTRLAEERARREEEENRRKAEDEARKKKALSNMMHFGGYIQKTERKSGKRQTEREKKKKILAERRKVLAIDHLNEDQLREKAKELWQSIYNLEAEKFDLQEKFKQQKYEINVLRNRINDNQKVSKTRGKAKVTGRWK
- the TNNT2 gene encoding troponin T, cardiac muscle (The RefSeq protein has 2 substitutions compared to this genomic sequence) — encoded protein: MSDLEEVVEEYEEEQEEEAAEEQEEAAAEEAEGEAETEETNVEGDGQEEEAKETEDGPVEESKPKPRPFMPNLVPPKIPDGERVDFDDIHRKRMEKDLNELQTLIEAHFENRKKEEEELISLKDRIEKRRAERAEQQRIRNEREKERQTRLAEERARREEEENRRKAEDEARKKKALSNMMHFGGYIQKTERKSGKRQTEREKKKKILAERRKVLAIDHLNEDQLREKAKELWQSIYNLEAEKFDLQEKFKQQKYEINVLRNRINDNQKVSKTRGKAKVTGRWK